The following are encoded together in the Primulina eburnea isolate SZY01 unplaced genomic scaffold, ASM2296580v1 ctg507_ERROPOS390280, whole genome shotgun sequence genome:
- the LOC140821314 gene encoding probable indole-3-acetic acid-amido synthetase GH3.1 — MAVDSSLSPAAVSHPPNEKFAKALQFIEEMTKNTDSVQARVLAEILSQNAETEYLQRFDLGGATDRDLFKSRIPVVTYEDLQPEIQRIAGGDFSPIICSHPISEFLTSSGTSAGERKLMPTIKEEMDRRQLLYSLLNPVMSLYVPGLDKGKGLYFLFVKAEAKTPGGLVARPVLTSYYKSDQFKTRPYDPYNVYTSPDEAILCCDSFQSMYTQMLCGLLMREEVLRVGAVFASGLLRAIRFLQLNWRQLVHDISTGSLNPRITDSSIRECVAKILKPNTDLADFIVNECEGENWDSIIPRIWPNTKYLDVIVTGAMAQYIPLLDFYSGGLPQACTMYASSECYFGLNLKPMTKPSEVSYTIMPNMGYFEFIPHDPNNPITLSRDSPPRLVDLADLEVGKEYELVVSTYSGLCRYRVGDILRVTGFHNSAPQFKFIRRKNVLLSIDSDKTDESELQKAVENASVLLRQHDTTVVEYTSYADTSSIPGHYVIYWELLIKDPTNPPSDDVLANCCLVMEEAMNTVYRQCRVADNSVGPLEIRVVKMGTFEELMDYAISRGASINQYKAPRCVSFTPIVELLNARVLSVHFSPAAPQWRPERRV, encoded by the exons ATGGCGGTTGATTCTTCGCTCTCTCCGGCGGCTGTGAGCCACCCGCCGAACGAGAAGTTCGCCAAGGCACTTCAGTTTATCGAAGAGATGACAAAAAACACGGATTCTGTACAAGCAAGGGTGTTGGCTGAGATTCTGAGCCAAAATGCTGAAACTGAGTACCTCCAGAGGTTCGATCTCGGTGGTGCTACTGATCGGGATTTGTTCAAGTCTAGGATCCCGGTGGTGACGTACGAGGATCTTCAGCCAGAGATTCAGCGTATCGCTGGCGGGGATTTCTCTCCAATTATTTGCTCTCACCCCATCTCTGAGTTTCTTACCAG TTCTGGAACATCGGCTGGTGAAAGAAAGCTTATGCCGACAATAAAGGAAGAAATGGACCGCCGACAATTGTTGTATTCTCTTCTTAACCCTGTAATGAGCCT ATACGTTCCAGGTCTTGACAAGGGAAAAGGGTTATACTTTCTTTTTGTGAAGGCCGAAGCGAAAACTCCGGGCGGGTTGGTTGCACGCCCGGTGCTCACCAGCTACTACAAGAGTGATCAATTCAAGACCCGACCCTATGACCCGTATAACGTGTACACGAGCCCGGACGAAGCGATTCTCTGCTGTGATTCATTCCAAAGCATGTACACTCAGATGCTTTGTGGCCTTCTCATGCGTGAAGAGGTTCTCCGAGTTGGGGCCGTTTTTGCCTCCGGTCTTCTGCGAGCCATCCGGTTTCTCCAACTCAACTGGAGACAACTTGTGCATGATATCTCCACGGGTTCCTTAAACCCTAGAATTACAGACAGTTCTATTCGAGAATGCGTGGCTAAGATTCTTAAACCAAACACAGATCTTGCTGATTTTATTGTCAATGAATGTGAAGGCGAAAACTGGGATAGTATAATCCCAAGAATATGGCCGAATACAAAATATCTTGACGTTATTGTTACTGGCGCCATGGCACAATATATACCGCTTCTTGATTTCTACAGCGGAGGTCTGCCGCAAGCTTGCACCATGTACGCTTCCTCCGAGTGCTATTTCGGGCTTAATTTGAAGCCGATGACGAAACCTTCAGAGGTTTCCTACACCATCATGCCTAACATGGGATACTTTGAGTTTATTCCTCACGACCCGAATAATCCGATAACTCTCTCCCGGGATTCACCCCCACGGCTTGTGGATTTGGCGGATTTGGAGGTGGGAAAGGAGTACGAACTTGTGGTCTCCACCTATTCAGGTCTATGCCGATACCGAGTAGGCGACATCCTCCGAGTAACTGGTTTTCACAACTCCGCGCCGCAGTTCAAGTTCATAAGGAGGAAGAATGTTTTGTTGAGCATTGATTCTGATAAGACAGACGAATCTGAGCTACAAAAGGCAGTCGAGAACGCTTCGGTTTTGCTACGCCAGCACGATACTACCGTGGTGGAGTACACTAGCTATGCTGATACAAGTTCAATTCCAGGACATTATGTGATCTACTGGGAACTGCTCATCAAAGATCCAACTAATCCCCCTAGCGACGATGTCTTAGCCAACTGCTGCCTAGTTATGGAAGAAGCTATGAACACAGTTTACAGACAATGCCGAGTCGCAGATAATTCGGTCGGGCCTCTAGAAATCCGGGTTGTGAAAATGGGGACATTCGAAGAGCTGATGGATTATGCGATATCAAGAGGCGCGTCGATTAATCAGTACAAAGCCCCGAGATGCGTGAGCTTCACTCCTATCGTTGAACTACTGAATGCTCGAGTTCTATCCGTCCATTTCAGCCCTGCAGCTCCCCAATGGAGGCCAGAGCGGCGCGTTTGA